ACTACAGCAAAGGTGTGTCGCAAAAGGCGATTTGCTTCCAGGCGCCGTGCATGATTGAGGAGACAGGGCTTGTCCTGGTAAACGAGACCGATTTTCTGGCAGCGGCGCAAAACGGTTTTGCTTTCGCGTTGGTAGGCAAGCTGCGAAGGATCAATGGGAAGGTATCGGCGCAAGCTTTTGGCGCGGTGCTGAAGCTCAAAAAACAGCTCGCGCCCGCTGCGTCAGCGGTTCAGATGATAGAGCCGCCTCCGAAGCCCTATCCGGATCTGGCTTTGGAATTGGATGCGAAATCGGGAGAGTTGCGTCCACGTGAACAGGTCCTGACCCTGGATTAGCCGGCGCGAAACCCTCGCGCTGCCGCGATATGCATCGGCGCAATGCTGTAGCGGTTCAGTCCCGCCATCACTGTTGGGTCGTTCTCGGCGAATTGTATTGCTTCATCATGGCTCAGCACTTCGAGGAGAACGATGCCGAACCAGCCGTCCGGGTCCTGCACCGGGCCATAGGCGAGAACGGTTCCCTCTTCGAAATATTCGCTGACATAGGTCACATGCTGGCGCATCAATTCCTGTTCGTCGTCGTCCATATCGTCGGCGAAGTTCGGGCGCGGCGGGATCAAGCGGAAAAAGAAATGCTGCGTCGTCATCGTTTCAGTCCCCTCTGTTCGATGTGCCGTGACGGTTCATCATACCGCAGGAACAGAGGACTTGCGATCCAGTAAATCTTTGCCGCTCCGCGGGGGCTATTTGCGCAGGGGATCCACTTCGCTTCTGATCAGTCCGCCAAGCCGCTGCATGCCTGTATCGATCGCTTCGGCGTCGGGCAGGGAGAAGTTCAGCCTTATCGTGTTTCTGCCGGTGCCATCGGCATGAAAAGCCGCACCCGGTACGAAAGCCACGCGGGTCTGCTCGATCGAACGGGCCAGCAGCGCCGCTCCATCCATATGGTCCGGCAGCGTCATCCAGACGAACCTGCCGCCTTCCGGCTTTGTCCATGTTACGCCGTCCGGCATATATCGTGCCAGGGCGTTGAGCATGTGATCGCGCCGTTGCCGGTAGTGCGTTCTGGCTTTCTCCACCTGCGCATCAAAATGGCGCTCCGCCACGTGGTGGATGACCATCTGGTTGATGGTCGGGCTGTGCAGGTCCGCCGCCTGCTTGATCAGGACCAGCTTGCTGATGACCGGTTGTGCCGCGCGGATCCAGCCTACACGCAAGCCGGGTGTCAGCGTTTTCGAGAAGCTGCCGGAATAGAGGACGCGTGTCCGGTCGATATGGCCTTCGCGCTCGATATCCAGCGCCAGCAATGAGGGCGCACTGTCTCCCTCGTAGCGCAGGGCGCGATAGGCGGCATCCTCGATCAGCGGAATATCGAGTTCATGCGCCAGTTCGACCAGCTTCATGCGATCGCTGCGGCCTATTGTTTCGCCGGTCGGGTTGGAAAAATCGCTGGTGAGATAGGCGAGTTTCACCTGGCCTCCCGCCGCCCGCGCGTTGGCCTTGTAGGCGTCAGGCGTCATGTTGCCGCCCTCGGGGATCAGGCGATCATAGTGCGGCTCATAGGCATTGAACGCCTGCAGCGCGCCGAGATAGGTCGGCCATGTGGTGAGGATCGTGTCACCCGGCGAAATGAACAGCTTGCCGAGATAGTCGAGAGCCTGTTGCGATCCGGTGGTGATGATGATGTTGTCGATCGTGCAGGCAACACCGAGCGTTGCCATGTGATGTACCAGCCATTGCCGTAGCGGCTTGTAGCCTTCGCTCACCGAATATTGCAGCGCTGCGTCCGCATTCTCGTGCAGCACTGCGCTATAGGCGTCCTTGATCGCATCTTTTGGAAACAGCGCCGGATCAGGAATGCCGCCAGCGAACGAGATGATGTCCGGCTGATCCAGCAGCTTCAACAGCTCACGAACTTCCGAAGCGCGCATCTTGCCGGTGCGTGCCGAATACCGGGCATCCCAGTCGCTCATTTCAATCCTCCGCAATTTGGTGAAGCACCCGACCGCAAATTCGTTATTATGTCAACAATGCTGTCGTATATTTGCGCATTTTACTTCATAAAAAAGCCCCGGCGAACCGGGGCTTTTTTCTATGCATCACGTGCCGGATCAGGCCGCCATGGCTTTCGACAGGTTTTCGTTGATCTTGTCGAGGAAGCCTGTGGTCGACAGCCAGGGCTGATCCGGGCCGATCAGCAGCGCCAGATCCTTGGTCATGTAGCCGGCTTCAACCGTATCCACGCAAACTTTTTCTAAGGTATGACTGAAGCGCTCGAGCTCCGCATTGCCGTCGAGCTTGGCGCGGTGCGCAAGGCCGCGCGTCCAGGCGAAGATCGAGGCGATGGAGTTGGTCGAGGTCTCTTCGCCCTTCTGGTGCTGGCGGTAGTGGCGGGTCACGGTGCCGTGTGCGGCCTCCGCTTCAACGGTCTGGCCGTCCGGCGTCATCAGCACGGAGGTCATCAGGCCGAGCGAGCCAAAGCCCTGCGCCACGATGTCGGACTGCACGTCGCCGTCATAGTTCTTGCAGGCCCAGACATAGCCGCCGGACCATTTCAGAGCCGAAGCCACCATGTCATCGATCAGGCGATGTTCATAGGTGATCTTCTTTGATGCGAACTTGTCCTTGAATTCGGCGTCGAACACTTCCTGGAAGATATCCTTGAAGCGGCCGTCATAGGCCTTGAGGATGGTGTTCTTGGTCGACAGATAGCAGGGCACGCCACGATTATAGGCATAGTTGAACGAGGCGTGGGCGAAATCGCGGATCGAGTCGTCCAGATTGTACATGGCCATCGCAACGCCGGCGCCCGGCGCATCATAGACTTCGTGTTCGATGGTCTCGCCATCGTCGCCGACGAACTTGATTGACAGCTTGCCCTTGCCGGGGAACTTGAAATCAGTGGCGCGGTACTGGTCGCCGAAGGCATGACGACCGACGATAATTGGCTGCGTCCAGCCTGGAACCAGGCGGGGAACATTCTTTGCAATGATCGGCTCGCGGAAGATGACGCCGCCGAGAATGTTGCGGATCGTGCCGTTGGGCGACTTCCACATCTTCTTCAGGCCGAATTCCTCAACGCGCTGTTCGTCCGGGGTGATTGTCGCGCATTTGACGCCGACGCCATATTGCTTGATCGCATTGGCTGCATCGATCGTCACCTGATCGTTGGTGGCATCGCGGTGCTCGATCCCGAGGTCGTAATATTTCAGGTCGATGTCGAGGTAAGGATGGATCAGCTTTTCCTTGATATATTGCCAGATGATGCGAGTCATCTCGTCGCCATCAAGCTCGACGACCGGATTTGCAACCTTGATCTTTGCCATGGAGTGTCAGCCTCTTTTTTGCTGCGTCTGGGAGTGTCAGCATGGGATTAAAGTGAGGGTTCGCGCCCCTATAGCACCGCGATTGCAGAACGCAAAGCGAGGCTGTGGTGGTTTGGAATAAACTTTCAGAATATTCAAGATACGAGCCTTTATCGCTGGCAATGCTGCTGTGCGTGGTTCGACGGGGCTCACCATGAGGGAGTTGGATTGATTGCATGCCCAAGGCCGCTGCCGCATAGCCAGTGGTTAGAAGACACTTGGCTCCCCTGCAAATCGCCTACCTCCCTCATGGTGAGCTTGTCGAACCACGCACAGCGCCATTGCCCATCAAAAAGACGCGGGCTATGAGGACACCAAAAGAGTTCAAGGATAAAAAAATGGCCGGTACAGACAGACAGCGCGCCCTGATTGCCGAGGGCCCGGCGATCATTCTGGTGGAACCGCAACTGCCGGAGAATATCGGCATGGTGGCGCGGGCGATGGCAAATTTCGGTCTGGCGGAGCTGCGCCTGGTCAAGCCGCGCGAGGAATTCCCCAACGACAAGGCGCGTTCTGCCGCGAGCCGTGCCGATCATATCATCGATGCGGCGCAGGTCTTCGATGACCTGCCATCGGCGATCAAGGATTTGCATTTCGTCTATGCGACCACGGCGCGCGAGCGTGATGCCTTCAAGCAGGTGCGCGGCCCTGTCGAGGCAGGCCAGGCCCTGCGCCAACGCTTCAACAATGGCGAGAAGACCGGCATTCTTTTTGGGCGGGAGCGCTTCGGCCTCAATAATGACGAAGTCAGCCTTGCGGATGAGCTCGTGACCTTTCCGGTCAATCCGGCGTTCTCGTCGCTGAACATTGCACAGGCGGTTTTGCTCATGTCCTATGAGTGGATGAAGTCAGGTCTGGAGAAGCATACCGACACGGCTTTTCGTGGTCCCGAACTTGAGCCCGCGCCAAAGGAACAGTTGCAGGGCTTTTTCAACCACCTCGAAGACGCCTTGCAGGCGCGCGGTTATTTCCGGCCGATGGCGCGCAAGGAGATCATGGTCAACAATCTGCGCGGCGTACTCACACGGGCAGGCTTTTCCGATTCCGAACTGAAACTCCTGCGCGGCGTTCTTGTCTCGCTCGATTATTTCAGTCCCAAGACTCCGCGCGGCTCCGGTGCGCCGGAAGGGCGCAAGCGCGAGAAACCACCGGCGAAGAAAATCAGCGGGGATATGCCGAGCGATGAGTGAAGCAGCAGCGGACCGGCCAATCATCGTCTTCGACAGCGGGATTGGCGGCCTGACCGTTTTGCGCGAGGCGAGGGTGCTGATGCCGGACCGGCGGTTCGTCTATATCGCCGATGATGCCGGGTTCCCCTATGGGGAATGGGAGGAGGGCGCCCTGTGTTCCCGCATCGTCGACATGTTCGCGGGCCTCATCGCCGAGCACAACCCGGAGATTGCGATCATCGCCTGCAATACGGCCTCGACGCTGGTACTCGATGATCTTCGCAAGGCCTATCCGGCTGTACCGTTCGTCGGCACCGTTCCCGCGATCAAGCCGGCCGCCGAGCGCACCTCGTCGGGCTTCGTCAGCGTGCTGGCGACACCGGGCACCGTCAAGCGCGCCTATACGCGCGATCTCATCCAGTCTTTCGCCACGAAGTGCCATGTGCGCCTTGTCGGCAGCCAGAATCTGGCTGCCATGGCCGAAGCGCATATTCGCGGCGACCACATCGATGACGAAGCCATCGCCAAGGAAATCGCGCCGTGCTTCTATGAGAATGGCGGCGACCGTACCGATATCGTCGTCCTTGCCTGCACGCATTATCCCTTTCTCGCCAATGTCTTCCGGCGCCTTGCACCCTGGCCGGTGGACTGGCTCGACCCGGCCGAGGCGATAGCCCGCCGGGCGCTGTCACTGCTCAAGCCGAACGGCACCGGTGCCGAGCCCGAACATGGTGACGACATCGCCATCTTCACCTCGGGCAATCCGGATTTCTCGACAAGGCGGCTCATGCAGGGTTTCGGGCTGGATACGGCATGATTGCCTAACAATAGGTCATGCAAGCTGGGGCGGTAAAAAAAATAGACAAATTGCGACTATCGTCGAATTGACCGCACAACCTGCCGCCGCCAAAAGTTGCTTTTTGAGATTTTCAGAGAGCACCTATGAATTTTCGTTATTTATTGCTTGCGGCCGTCCTTGGCCTTTCCGCCTGCAATGGCTCGGACTCTTCGACGAAAAACAACGAAGCGGATAGCACTTTTTCCGACTTGGAGAATGCGAAGAAAGAGCTGGGCAAGCTCAATGAGCAGATCACTGCCGGTCTGGACGCGCTTGCCGATATTCGCGGCGACCATATCGACGATGAAGCCATTCGGACAGAAATCGCGCCGTGCTGCCATGACAAGGGCGGCCACCGCGCCGATATCGTCATCCTCGCCTGCACGCATTATCCCTTCCCCGTCAATGTCTCCCGGCGCCTTGCGGCTTGGCCGATCGACTGGCTCGATCCGGTAAGACCGCCCTCAGGGGTTTCGGCCAGAAATCGATCAGACCCCTCAGTCGCCGCCAGCCAGGACGATGGCGAAGAATATTCGTCGCGCCAGCAATCAGAGCGAAGTACGACTTTCGCTTAATAGACAGCACATCTCATAGTTGTGTATCGTCTGCATAGTAAAACCATACCGTGTATCTTGACCATCCTGCTTGTGCCCTTTTTCGCGATGGTTGCTCCAGGGCTGCCCTTTCACGTCGTCTCTTTTTTGTCCAGTTACCGTAATCCATTGATTAATAAATGTTTTTTAATTTGGAGGTTGTGATGAAATACTGGATTCTGTTCGTTTCTGCATTGCTTTTGCTGACTGCCTGCGATGGTGATTCCGGCAACACCAACGCCGTTAGTACGTTTGTGACGCCTGATGCCGATCCACAGATCAATGCTGCGGGAGATTCAGGGACAGATTCGACGGTCGACGTCCCGACCGAGACCAATCCAGAGGTCGATGCTGGCGGCAAGGCGACAGGTTTGACGATCAAAGCTGTTGCTCTTGTCCCACCCGAGGACCACATGCTGGAAGACAGGAATGTTTATAGCGCCGCGCCGGATGCGAGCCTTCCGCCAGCTGCTGTTGACGAGACGCCGGCTGTCAAGAATCACCAGATCATGATCAACGGCAAGCTGGTGAAATTCACTGCCTCTGCCGGCCATCTCATTGCCTATGCTCCGAAAGATCCCAAGAACCCGGCCGCGAAAGTTGAAAAGGCATCCATGTTCTATATGGCCTACACCCGGGAGGACTTGCCGAAGGAAAATCGCCCGGTGACGTTCCTCTGGAATGGTGGCCCGGGATATTCCTCGGCTTGGCTGCATCTGGGCTCGTGGGCGCCGAAGCGGCTCAAGACAGGTGCTTCCGATGTTGCCCAGGGAAGTCTGAAGAGCGGGACGAAAGGCTTTTCGTGGATCGATAATGCAGAAACGTTGCTCGAAAAGACCGACCTGGTGTTTGTCGATCCGCCTGGAACGGGGTTGTCGCAGGCCATTGCACCTTACAAGAACAGCGACTTCTGGGGCATGGAGGCCGATGCGCGGGTCAATCGCGACTTTGTCGTGCGCTTCGTCAATCATTATGGTCGGCAGAGCTCGCCGAAATATCTTTATGGCGAATCCTATGATGGCATCCGCCTGCCTATCATCGCCAACCTGCTCGTCGCTGCGGGAAGCGGCAATTTCGACCCTGATAAAAGCGGAAGGAAGCCCGTCGCTCTGTCAGGGCTCGTGTTGGGTTCACCGATTCTCGACTTGGCTACGAATTGCAGCCAGAGCGCGGATATCAGCTGTGCGGGATATCTGCCATCTCACGCCATGGCGGCCGACTACCACGGGAAGACAAAACGTCGGGCGAAAGCGACCGCACTGGAATACATTGATACGTTACGAACTTTTGTCAC
This is a stretch of genomic DNA from Phyllobacterium zundukense. It encodes these proteins:
- a CDS encoding YciI family protein is translated as MTTQHFFFRLIPPRPNFADDMDDDEQELMRQHVTYVSEYFEEGTVLAYGPVQDPDGWFGIVLLEVLSHDEAIQFAENDPTVMAGLNRYSIAPMHIAAARGFRAG
- a CDS encoding PLP-dependent aminotransferase family protein, encoding MSDWDARYSARTGKMRASEVRELLKLLDQPDIISFAGGIPDPALFPKDAIKDAYSAVLHENADAALQYSVSEGYKPLRQWLVHHMATLGVACTIDNIIITTGSQQALDYLGKLFISPGDTILTTWPTYLGALQAFNAYEPHYDRLIPEGGNMTPDAYKANARAAGGQVKLAYLTSDFSNPTGETIGRSDRMKLVELAHELDIPLIEDAAYRALRYEGDSAPSLLALDIEREGHIDRTRVLYSGSFSKTLTPGLRVGWIRAAQPVISKLVLIKQAADLHSPTINQMVIHHVAERHFDAQVEKARTHYRQRRDHMLNALARYMPDGVTWTKPEGGRFVWMTLPDHMDGAALLARSIEQTRVAFVPGAAFHADGTGRNTIRLNFSLPDAEAIDTGMQRLGGLIRSEVDPLRK
- a CDS encoding NADP-dependent isocitrate dehydrogenase — its product is MAKIKVANPVVELDGDEMTRIIWQYIKEKLIHPYLDIDLKYYDLGIEHRDATNDQVTIDAANAIKQYGVGVKCATITPDEQRVEEFGLKKMWKSPNGTIRNILGGVIFREPIIAKNVPRLVPGWTQPIIVGRHAFGDQYRATDFKFPGKGKLSIKFVGDDGETIEHEVYDAPGAGVAMAMYNLDDSIRDFAHASFNYAYNRGVPCYLSTKNTILKAYDGRFKDIFQEVFDAEFKDKFASKKITYEHRLIDDMVASALKWSGGYVWACKNYDGDVQSDIVAQGFGSLGLMTSVLMTPDGQTVEAEAAHGTVTRHYRQHQKGEETSTNSIASIFAWTRGLAHRAKLDGNAELERFSHTLEKVCVDTVEAGYMTKDLALLIGPDQPWLSTTGFLDKINENLSKAMAA
- a CDS encoding RNA methyltransferase, with product MAGTDRQRALIAEGPAIILVEPQLPENIGMVARAMANFGLAELRLVKPREEFPNDKARSAASRADHIIDAAQVFDDLPSAIKDLHFVYATTARERDAFKQVRGPVEAGQALRQRFNNGEKTGILFGRERFGLNNDEVSLADELVTFPVNPAFSSLNIAQAVLLMSYEWMKSGLEKHTDTAFRGPELEPAPKEQLQGFFNHLEDALQARGYFRPMARKEIMVNNLRGVLTRAGFSDSELKLLRGVLVSLDYFSPKTPRGSGAPEGRKREKPPAKKISGDMPSDE
- the murI gene encoding glutamate racemase encodes the protein MSEAAADRPIIVFDSGIGGLTVLREARVLMPDRRFVYIADDAGFPYGEWEEGALCSRIVDMFAGLIAEHNPEIAIIACNTASTLVLDDLRKAYPAVPFVGTVPAIKPAAERTSSGFVSVLATPGTVKRAYTRDLIQSFATKCHVRLVGSQNLAAMAEAHIRGDHIDDEAIAKEIAPCFYENGGDRTDIVVLACTHYPFLANVFRRLAPWPVDWLDPAEAIARRALSLLKPNGTGAEPEHGDDIAIFTSGNPDFSTRRLMQGFGLDTA
- a CDS encoding S10 family serine carboxypeptidase-like protein, which produces MKYWILFVSALLLLTACDGDSGNTNAVSTFVTPDADPQINAAGDSGTDSTVDVPTETNPEVDAGGKATGLTIKAVALVPPEDHMLEDRNVYSAAPDASLPPAAVDETPAVKNHQIMINGKLVKFTASAGHLIAYAPKDPKNPAAKVEKASMFYMAYTREDLPKENRPVTFLWNGGPGYSSAWLHLGSWAPKRLKTGASDVAQGSLKSGTKGFSWIDNAETLLEKTDLVFVDPPGTGLSQAIAPYKNSDFWGMEADARVNRDFVVRFVNHYGRQSSPKYLYGESYDGIRLPIIANLLVAAGSGNFDPDKSGRKPVALSGLVLGSPILDLATNCSQSADISCAGYLPSHAMAADYHGKTKRRAKATALEYIDTLRTFVTEKYNPARKIWYTPALVRAKAIYAEANRQYNTLTGSWPNAASQEAKRKATELANLLIAIPAERDSFITDFTTEPVDTLEQFVASAKQEVEKALTLAWRPYAQTPAGLNFFKEMTSITGLYADWLYEFEVSPVQFPNKLVPGSNLGFFDARAKLTDFGSPAAALYTGAGFDDAIKTALPEMFNYHNASRYILRDASMRSSWKFEREHKLQPFRTGLPDLVATLKRDPAVRALALHGYYDLLTPFHQTELDLAGAGLAGSVPVELYEGGHTFFDDDTARAQAKKTLDAFYDGRRADAATPAVILH